From the genome of Vicia villosa cultivar HV-30 ecotype Madison, WI linkage group LG2, Vvil1.0, whole genome shotgun sequence, one region includes:
- the LOC131648513 gene encoding protein HOTHEAD-like codes for MTTDVEEVAGKSYDYIIVGGGTCGCPLAATLSHNFSVLLIERGGSPYGNPLVIDRRYYGFPFIQYDNHHMTVAQRFTSQDDVGNVRGRVLGGSSAINGGFYSRTSDEFVEKVGWDKMLVKEAYEWVESKVVFPPYFLTPWQSVAEFSLLETGILPYNGYSLEHLKGTKISGSVFDGFGQRHTSADLLEDGNPKNLTVLVNATVKSIIFHHNGDKNETSAKGIKFIKSNRNCVY; via the coding sequence ATGACAACAGATGTTGAAGAAGTAGCAGGTAAATCATATGACTACATTATAGTTGGAGGAGGAACATGTGGTTGTCCATTAGCTGCTACATTATCACATAACTTTTCTGTGCTACTCATAGAAAGAGGTGGTTCACCATATGGAAATCCCTTGGTGATTGATAGAAGATACTATGGTTTTCCATTTATTCAATATGACAACCACCATATGACCGTAGCACAACGATTCACGTCGCAAGACGATGTTGGCAATGTACGAGGAAGAGTTCTCGGTGGATCATCAGCTATAAATGGTGGATTTTATAGTAGAACAAGTGATGAGTTTGTTGAGAAAGTTGGTTGGGATAAGATGTTAGTTAAAGAAGCTTACGAATGGGTTGAATCGAAAGTTGTTTTTCCTCCGTATTTCCTCACACCGTGGCAATCTGTTGCTGAGTTTAGTCTTCTTGAAACTGGAATTTTACCTTACAATGGTTATAGTTTGGAGCATCTTAAGGGAACTAAGATTTCTGGGAGTGTGTTTGATGGATTTGGACAAAGACATACCTCTGCTGATCTTCTAGAGGATGGAAATCCCAAGAATCTTACTGTTCTTGTGAATGCCACAGTTAAGAGTATCATCTTTCATCACAATGGTGACAAGAATGAAACAAGTGCCAAAGGAATCAAATTCATCAAGAGTAATCGAAACTGTGTATATTAG